A window from Solanum stenotomum isolate F172 chromosome 5, ASM1918654v1, whole genome shotgun sequence encodes these proteins:
- the LOC125864979 gene encoding galactan beta-1,4-galactosyltransferase GALS3-like, translating to MTKEKERKMFVGIVWNCAAELKFILTAILFLFSLITILQFMPIRFSNNLATTCISVPSFSSSTIIDSVSVSISAINASTAVQPPALAKDELLENGVIKRAFNPFGSAAYNFILMSAYRGGINTFAVMGLASKPLYVYGKPSYLCEWIPNTNDSTMQKHINVTGTKILPDWGYGRVYTVLVVNCTFPIPVVDGGKLLIHATTNGGGDSKFNITDTFLALTESEQDFTNFISTFNKPPKYDFLYCGSSLYGNLSPQRVREWLAFHVRLFGVKSHFVIHDAGGVHEGVMAVLKPWIEKGYVTLQDIRDQERFDGYYHNQFLIVNDCLHKYRFQAKWMFFFDVDEFIFVPKKSTIKSVVNSLSDYTQFTIEQMPMSNKLCLEEDRGKSYRKWGFEKLVYKDVKRGIRRDRKYAVQPRNVIATGVHMSQNTVGKTTHKTEGRIKYFHYHGTIAEHREPCRQLVNATTITVDQIPYEMDSTMRDIAGTVKRFELKMIGSTLQKTRQ from the exons ATGACGAAGGAGAAAGAGAGGAAAATGTTTGTTGGTATTGTTTGGAATTGTGCAGCTGAACTCAAATTTATCCTTACTGctatactttttcttttttcccttaTTACAATTCTTCAATTCATGCCTATTCGTTTTTCAAACAATCTAGCCACTACTTGTATTTCTGTTCCATCTTTCTCCAGTTCCACTATTATCGATTCTGTTTCAGTTTCAATTTCAGCTATTAACGCCTCCACCGCTGTTCAGCCGCCTGCACTGGCCAAAGATGAACTGCTGGAAAATGGAGTTATTAAGCGTGCTTTCAACCCATTTGGTTCTGCTGCgtataattttatattgatGTCTGCTTATAGAGGTGGAATTAATACTTTTGCTGTTATGGGTTTAGCTTCGAAGCCTCTTTATGTTTATGGAAAACCCAGTTATTTGTGTGAATGGATCCCCAATACGAATGATAGTACTATGCAGAAACACATTAATGTTACCGGTACCAAAATCCTTCCAGATTGGGGATATGGAAGAGTGTATACTGTGTTAGTTGTAAATTGCACTTTCCCAATCCCAGTTGTTGATGGAGGAAAGTTACTGATTCACGCTACTACTAATGGCGGTGGTGATAGTAAATTCAATATCACCGACACTTTTTTGGCTTTAACAGAGTCAGAGCAAGATTTCACAAActtcatttcaacattcaataaACCACCAAAGTACGATTTCTTGTACTGCGGTTCGTCTTTGTATGGTAATTTGAGTCCACAGAGAGTACGGGAATGGCTTGCGTTTCATGTTAGATTGTTCGGGGTGAAATCTCATTTTGTAATCCATGATGCTGGAGGTGTACACGAAGGAGTAATGGCGGTATTGAAGCCATGGATTGAGAAAGGATATGTTACGCTACAGGATATCAGAGATCAGGAAAGGTTTGATGGCTATTACCACAATCAATTTCTCATTGTGAATGATTGTTTGCATAAATACAGATTTCAAGCCAAATGGATGTTTTTCTTCGATGTGGATGAGTTCATATTTGTGCCTAAAAAGAGTACTATTAAGTCTGTGGTTAATTCGTTATCAGATTATACACAGTTCACCATTGAACAAATGCCAATGTCCAACAAGCTCTGTTTAGAAGAAGACCGCGGCAAATCCTACAG GAAATGGGGATTTGAGAAGCTAGTATACAAGGATGTGAAGAGAGGAATAAGAAGGGACAGGAAATACGCGGTGCAACCGCGCAACGTTATAGCAACGGGGGTGCACATGTCACAAAACACGGTGGGCAAGACGACTCACAAGACGGAAGGAAGGATCAAGTATTTCCACTATCACGGGACGATAGCCGAACACAGGGAGCCATGTCGACAGCTGGTCAATGCCACGACGATCACCGTTGACCAAATCCCGTATGAAATGGACTCAACAATGAGAGACATTGCTGGAACTGTGAAGAGATTCGAGCTCAAGATGATTGGATCTACACTACAAAAAACTAGACAATAG
- the LOC125864995 gene encoding uncharacterized protein LOC125864995, translating into MCSYKFKKQGGGGVVVDISSQSLSHINGRPVLQPYNNSQKKNNTCNFKISPPPISPKIKKVNVLNTSNETPKIPKSSPPISPKIKSPIKKVKNDSSFMIVEVAGSIAAARREQVANMQVQRKQRIAHYGRTNSAKFNANAAAVDSITSREAKRCSFITPNSDPIYIAYHDEEWGVPLHDDNLLFELLVLTVAQVGSDWTSVLKRRQDFRDAFSGFDAEIVAKYNEKKINSTSIEYGIELSQVRGVVDNSKRILEMKKQFGSFHKYLWGFVSNKPIKTQYKACNKIPVKTSKSETMSKDMVKKGFRYVGPTIIHSFMQAVGLTNDHIITCPRHVQCAPQKPIAM; encoded by the exons ATGTGTTCTTACAAGTTCAAGAAACAAGGAGGAGGAGgagttgttgttgatatttcATCACAATCACTCTCTCATATCAATGGTCGCCCTGTTCTTCAACCATATAACAATTcccagaaaaaaaataatacatgtaaTTTCAAGATTTCACCTCCTCCTATCTCtcccaaaatcaagaaagttaATGTGTTGAATACAAGTAATGAGACacccaaaatcccaaaatcaagTCCTCCTATTTCACCTAAAATCAAGTCACctatcaagaaagtgaagaaTGACtcttcttttatgattgttGAAGTTGCTGGAAGTATAGCAGCAGCAAGAAGGGAACAAGTTGCTAATATGCAAGTGCAGAGGAAACAGAGAATTGCACATTATGGAAGAACTAATTCAGCTAAGTTCAATGCTAATGCTGCTGCTGTTGATTCAATTACTTCTAGAGAAGCCAAAAGATGCAGCTTTATCACACCTAATTCTG ACcctatatatattgcataccaTGATGAAGAATGGGGAGTTCCTCTCCATGATGATAA TCTGTTATTTGAGTTGTTGGTATTAACTGTGGCTCAAGTTGGATCAGACTGGACTTCAGTGTTAAAGAGAAGGCAAGATTTCAG GGATGCATTTTCAGGATTTGATGCAGAAATTGTTGCAAAATACAatgaaaagaagataaattCAACAAGCATTGAATATGGAATTGAGTTGAGCCAAGTTAGAGGGGTTGTTGACAACTCTAAAAGAATTTTAGAG ATGAAGAAACAATTTGGGTCATTCCACAAGTACCTATGGGGATTTGTGAGCAACAAGCCCATTAAAACACAATACAAGGCTTGCAACAAAATCCCAGTAAAGACATCAAAATCAGAAACAATGAGCAAAGATATGGTGAAAAAAGGGTTTAGATATGTTGGCCCAACAATTATACACTCTTTCATGCAGGCAGTTGGGCTTACCAATGATCACATCATCACTTGTCCAAGACATGTCCAATGTGCTCCTCAAAAACCAATTGCTATGTGA
- the LOC125864970 gene encoding uncharacterized protein LOC125864970 encodes MASSQVEIASSSPFGYVLNNRCCGTSTRDSNSFKQNFKNLVQSHLHSCKAFPSDCCENLQNNVDLFICKKTEFGGKNQESCGGGVSSLVRKWKDFETESKSLNLVNNYENLGFVCDDESCSIAMKSECDWESDDKTDISKDSDSEVKESERLGVADIIKKLKFDNGGNVVVAAVNGGSSLPRVRTSSIKDHSEGQRCNFSPVLSSPRFIRGRQAFSDLLLQMERDRRRELEGLVERKAVSKFQQRGRIQALLRVRLIRHGAEVRGGHSVKCSASEPNKSKHSAIMHLREKFNTVGQHGLAVSRNTSKEVAESIHESGSLPSTPNRQHKENSYRDFKSLRSHQRELVRSNSAKVGTGFSLHQQKEEDPLKGLVKERAGLQPGVLADSISISITLGDNTREPSISKKENHHKPRSPHKEALDNKPKVGIIAISNQLQEENHHEEVPEQVSPRNVAPSIQVGKRFSSHQQGEGDRHKELVREGAEMQPGTASGEKARDPCTSKEESHHKPRNNHKEVVDNIPKVGTFCISNQPCEENNSEELCKKLSSRNMATSIQVTNLSENQKEMACSAKKSEGSCILNQHDMNLTSLPSYTCQAQSLDDIPEKASWGNTSSVASHSNLLDFVDSGRPPKHRGENKQFPGTSDCTNPQSYREEEATNQCLVESYSGSVSDYSLTTSGWDELQSNYQQDNEDWISYISRPRKEWEGLRQERYQEMLDPFSNNHDIQQLLHRKSVSVFLTSGLREQIDRIMASRSQQLPNARSSHVEKQVPAQVAEDEEEEEVEQNAKEEQVEWGYNDDSEDDTIPSRQRYDEPEVLILQNTSSQSWNTNPYQEVTDDSYHFPSPSSLQSQSSNIYSQPCSSSTGHPSTEMELIYEMRGHMEQLHQEIFEIRRSMKSCMNMQMKLQHSIKQDVAAAISQLGQNSRGNSDKKGSNKGKCCICNEEPVDSLLYRCGHMCTCFLCAHELISGIGKCPICQAPIMDVVRAYAHS; translated from the exons atggCTTCTTCACAAGTAGAAATTGCCTCCTCTTCTCCATTTGGCTATGTTCTTAATAATAGATGTTGTGGTACTAGTACTAGAGATTCCAATTCtttcaaacaaaatttcaagaatttgGTTCAATCCCATTTGCATTCTTGTAAAGCTTTTCCATCTGATTGTTGTGAAAATTTGCAAAACAATGTTGATTTATTCATATGCAAAAAAACAGAATTTGGTGGCAAGAATCAAGAAAGTTGTGGTGGGGGTGTTTCTTCTCTTGTTAGAAAATGGAAAGATTTCGAAACAGAATCGAAAAGTTTGAATTTGGTTAATAATTATGAGAATTTGGGATTTGTGTGTGATGATGAATCTTGTTCCATTGCGATGAAAAGTGAATGTGATTGGGAATCAGATGATAAAACAGATATAAGTAAAGATTCTGATTCTGAAGTCAAAGAAAGTGAGAGGTTGGGAGTTGCTGATATAATCAAGAAACTGAAATTTGATAATGGTGgtaatgttgttgttgctgctgtcAATGGTGGATCATCGTTGCCTCGTGTTAGGACATCATCAATAAAGGATCATTCCGAAGGACAGAGGTGTAATTTTTCACCGGTTTTGAGTTCACCTCGATTCATCAGGGGGCGCCAGGCATTCAGTGATTTGCTCTTGCAAATGGAGCGCGATAGGAGGAGGGAACTCGAAGGTCTTGTGGAACGTAAGGCGGTTTCCAAGTTCCAACAAAGAGGCAGAATTCAG GCTTTGCTTCGAGTTAGACTCATACGACATGGTGCAGAAGTTAGAGGAGGCCATTCAGTGAAGTGCTCAGCGTCTGAACCAAATAAATCGAAACATTCTGCAATTATGCATCTCAG GGAAAAGTTCAACACAGTAGGACAGCATGGTCTTGCTGTCTCGAGAAACACCTCAAAAGAAGTAGCAGAAAGCATCCATGAGAGCGGAAGCCTCCCTTCCACACCAAATCGACAACATAAAGAGAATAGTTATCGGGACTTTAAAAGCTTAAGAAGCCACCAAAGAGAACTAGTTCGTAGTAACTCCGCGAAAGTAGGAACTGGATTTTCATTACATCAGCAGAAAGAAGAAGATCCACTTAAGGGGCTTGTGAAGGAGAGAGCAGGACTGCAGCCTGGTGTACTAGCCGACTCAATAAGTATCTCTATAACATTGGGAGATAATACTCGAGAACCTAGCATATCTAAAAAAGAGAATCATCATAAACCAAGAAGCCCCCATAAAGAGGCCTTAGATAACAAACCAAAAGTTGGAATTATTGCTATATCCAATCAGCTACAAGAAGAGAATCATCATGAGGAAGTACCCGAACAAGTAAGCCCCAGGAACGTGGCGCCTAGCATACAAGTTGGAAAAAGATTTTCATCACATCAGCAGGGAGAAGGGGATCGACATAAGGAGCTTGTCAGGGAGGGAGCTGAAATGCAGCCTGGTACAGCATCGGGAGAAAAGGCTCGAGACCCTTGCACATCTAAAGAAGAGAGTCATCATAAACCAAGAAACAACCATAAAGAGGTGGTAGATAACATCCCAAAGGTTGGAACTTTTTGTATATCCAATCAACCGTGTGAAGAGAATAATTCTGAGGAATTATGTAAGAAATTAAGCTCGAGAAATATGGCAACCAGCATACAGGTTACTAACTTGTCCGAAAATCAGAAAGAGATGGCATGTAGCGCGAAAAAATCAGAAGGTTCTTGTATATTAAATCAACATGACATGAACCTTACCAGCTTACCGAGCTATACTTGTCAAGCACAGAGCTTAGATGATATCCCTGAAAAAGCTAGTTGGGGAAACACAAGTTCCGTAGCCAGCCATAGCAACTTGTTGGATTTTGTAGATTCAGGAAGACCTCCTAAGCATAGAGGCGAAAACAAGCAGTTTCCAGGGACTAGTGATTGCACGAATCCTCAAAGCTACCGGGAGGAGGAAGCAACCAACCAGTGTCTAGTTGAAAGTTACAGTGGCTCGGTAAGTGATTATTCCCTCACAACTAGTGGATGGGATGAACTGCAGTCTAACTATCAGCAAGACAATGAAGATTGGATAAGTTATATTTCTCGTCCACGGAAAGAATGGGAAGGTCTCAGGCAAGAAAGATACCAAGAGATGCTTGATCCTTTCTCAAACAATCATGACATACAACAACTTCTTCACCG GAAAAGTGTTTCAGTGTTTCTTACGAGTGGTTTGAGAGAGCAAATTGATCGAATTATGGCGTCTCGCTCACAACAACTACCAAATGCAAGGAGCAGCCATGTTGAGAAACAAGTACCAGCACAAGTGGCTGAagatgaggaggaggaggaagtgGAACAGAAtgcaaaagaagaacaagtagAATGGGGCTATAACGATGACTCTGAAGATGACACTATCCCGAGCAGACAACGATACGATGAACCTGAAGTATTAATTCTTCAGAACACATCTTCACAGTCATGGAACACAAATCCATACCAGGAAGTCACTGATGACTCTTATCACTTCCCGTCTCCTTCTTCACTGCAATCTCAATCGTCTAATATATACTCCCAACCATGTTCTTCCTCCACCGGACATCCTTCAACT GAAATGGAACTCATATATGAAATGAGAGGACATATGGAGCAACTCCACCAAGAGATTTTTGAAATACGAAGATCTATGAAGAGTTGTATGAACATGCAAATGAAGTTACAACATTCGATTAAGCAGGACGTTGCAGCTGCAATCAGTCAGTTAG GTCAAAACAGCAGGGGGAATTCAGATAAAAAGGGTTCAAACAAAGGAAAATGCTGTATTTGCAATGAGGAACCAGTTGATTCTCTTCTTTACAG aTGTGGACATATGTGCACCTGTTTCTTGTGTGCACATGAATTGATTTCCGGTATTGGAAAATGTCCGATATGCCAAGCTCCAATAATGGATGTCGTGCGTGCATATGCTCATTCATGA
- the LOC125865017 gene encoding uncharacterized protein LOC125865017: protein MPLSATMVGALLGLGTQMYSNALRKLPYMRHPWEHLLGMGLGVVAANQMVKWEAKSNEDLDKLLEKSRLANERRYFDEDED from the exons atgccGTTGAGTGCAACAATGGTGGGAGCCCTTTTGGGATTGGGTACCCAGATGTACTCTAATGCCCTTCGAAAACTTCCTTACATGCGCC ATCCATGGGAACATTTGTTGGGTATGGGACTTGGTGTGGTGGCTGCCAATCAGATGGTGAAATGGGAAGCTAAGAGCAATGAAGATCTCGACAAATTGCTTGAGAAATCTAGGCTAGCTAATGAACGCCGTTACTTTG atgaagatgaagattaA
- the LOC125864994 gene encoding transcription factor MYB41-like, with protein MGHHCCSKQKVKRGLWSPEEDEKLMRHITTQGHGCWSSVPKLAGLQRCGKSCRLRWINYLRPDLRRGSFTEQEERTIIDVHRILGNRWAQIAKHLPGRTDNEVKNFWNSCIKKKLIAQGLDPNTHNLLKNKSNNSTKKSNNYTYHNQDSTSIFTIDTSTNKEIISMDLKSTLFPYCDNITYNYTPIVPNIEYQNPTYAWSEQRNHNTVTTTLQSQTSDQRNLVTTRDSMLDFMSCSLMESAANINVSSYINENSMWNGTGLEPTTLNPINGQEDQEMQVVQLQGDQQLPIIQTKFCDDQEDVYKVVNGHDQTVEKTFNDNSSFDFEFMDSAFMPCGLYTNVNSMDQLSWDC; from the exons ATGGGACATCACTGCTGCAGCAAACAGAAAGTGAAAAGAGGTCTATGGTCTccagaagaagatgaaaaactcATGAGACATATCACCACACAAGGCCATGGCTGTTGGAGTTCTGTTCCTAAACTAGCAG GGCTACAAAGGTGTGGAAAAAGTTGTAGATTGAGATGGATAAATTACTTGAGGCCAGATTTAAGAAGAGGTTCATTTACTGAACAAGAAGAAAGAACAATCATTGATGTTCATAGAATATTGGGAAATAGATGGGCACAAATAGCGAAACATTTACCAGGTAGGACAGACAATGAAGTGAAGAATTTTTGGAATTCTTGCATTAAGAAAAAACTCATTGCTCAAGGATTAGATCCAAATACTCACAATCTCCTCAAGAACAAATCCAACAATTCAACCAAAAAATCCAACAATTACACTTATCATAATCAAGATTCCACCTCAATTTTCACTATTGATACTTCAACAAATAAAGAGATAATTTCAATGGATTTGAAATCTACTCTTTTCCCTTATTGTGATAATATTACATACAATTACACTCCTATTGTTCCTAACATTGAATACCAAAACCCTACTTACGCGTGGAGCGAGCAGAGAAATCATAATACAGTAACTACTACGCTTCAGTCTCAAACAAGTGATCAGAGAAATCTTGTTACTACTCGAGATTCCATGTTGGATTTCATGAGTTGTTCTTTAATGGAAAGCGCGGCTAATATTAATGTGTCATCTTATATAAATGAGAATAGCATGTGGAATGGAACTGGACTTGAACCAACAACCTTAAATCCTATCAATGGACAAGAAGATCAAGAAATGCAAGTAGTACAATTACAAGGTGATCAGCAATTGCCAATTATTCAGACTAAGTTTTGTGATGATCAAGAAGATGTCTACAAGGTGGTTAATGGCCATGATCAAACGGTGGAAAAAACGTTCAACGACAACTCTAGCTTCGATTTTGAGTTTATGGATTCTGCATTCATGCCTTGTGGATTATACACCAATGTTAATTCTATGGATCAACTTTCATGGGATTGTTAA